The following are encoded together in the Paludisphaera mucosa genome:
- a CDS encoding sodium:solute symporter family protein, whose product MHTSLAWIDYLIMVIYFAFVLGIGFALKRFMKTSTDFFLSGRSIPAWVAGLAFISANLGAQEVIGMAASGAKYGIATSHFYWLGAIPAMVFVGLFMMPFYYGSRARSVPEYLRLRFDEKTRGLNAISFAAMTVMSSGISMYAMAKLIETLHIFDPLMQTLGLPQSYIFHLSIVVSALITLGYVYLGGLTSAIYNEVLQFFLIVAGFFPLIWLGLKNVGGWSGLVAKTPAGFGHAWQGMTDPDKNPLGVEWFALAMGLGFVLSFGYWCTDFLVVQRAMAADSMTSARRTPLIAAVPKMFFPFLVILPGLIAIALPTPTAADAPPGASASVVKAETMGLGIIPAKVDLQGNVEVDTNGKPVLDYDLAIPNMLLHYFPTGLLGLGLTALLASFMSGMAGNITAFNTVWTFDIYQAYIKPQASDKHYLWMGHFATLFGTVISIAAAYVATQFNNIMELLQLVFAFVNAPLFATFMLGMFWKRASADGAFYGLLSGIAAAAIHHGVTLPAGAVPGVKGGWLYVAHGYRNEMAQNFWTAIWAWSVCFVVTIVVSFLTKPRKEEELVGLVYSLTKHDVDEHLAWWKRPAVLGVVVLLMTLGLNIIFM is encoded by the coding sequence ATGCATACCTCACTGGCGTGGATCGATTACCTGATCATGGTGATCTATTTCGCCTTCGTCCTGGGGATCGGATTCGCCCTCAAGCGGTTCATGAAGACCAGCACGGACTTCTTCCTCTCGGGCCGGTCGATCCCGGCCTGGGTGGCGGGCCTGGCGTTCATCTCGGCGAACCTGGGCGCCCAGGAAGTCATCGGGATGGCCGCCTCGGGGGCCAAGTACGGCATCGCGACGTCGCACTTCTACTGGCTGGGGGCGATCCCGGCCATGGTGTTCGTCGGCCTGTTCATGATGCCCTTCTATTACGGCTCGCGGGCCCGGTCGGTGCCCGAGTACCTCCGCCTGAGGTTCGACGAGAAGACCCGGGGCCTGAACGCCATCTCGTTCGCCGCGATGACCGTCATGTCGTCGGGCATCTCGATGTACGCGATGGCGAAGCTGATCGAGACCCTGCACATCTTCGACCCCCTGATGCAGACGCTCGGCCTGCCCCAGAGCTACATCTTCCACCTCAGCATCGTCGTCTCGGCGCTGATCACGCTGGGGTACGTCTACCTCGGCGGCCTGACGAGCGCGATCTACAACGAGGTGCTCCAGTTCTTCCTGATCGTCGCCGGCTTCTTCCCGCTGATCTGGCTGGGGTTGAAGAACGTCGGGGGTTGGAGCGGGCTCGTCGCCAAGACGCCGGCAGGCTTCGGCCACGCCTGGCAGGGGATGACCGACCCGGACAAGAACCCGCTGGGCGTCGAGTGGTTCGCGCTGGCGATGGGGCTGGGCTTCGTGCTGTCGTTCGGCTACTGGTGCACCGACTTCCTGGTGGTGCAGCGGGCGATGGCGGCCGACTCGATGACGTCGGCCCGCCGCACGCCGCTGATCGCCGCGGTCCCCAAGATGTTCTTCCCGTTCCTGGTGATCCTGCCCGGCCTGATCGCCATCGCCCTGCCGACCCCCACCGCGGCCGACGCCCCCCCCGGCGCGTCCGCGTCCGTCGTCAAGGCCGAGACGATGGGGCTGGGGATCATCCCGGCCAAGGTCGATTTGCAGGGGAACGTCGAGGTCGACACCAACGGCAAGCCGGTGCTCGACTACGACCTGGCGATCCCCAACATGCTGCTGCACTACTTCCCGACCGGCCTCCTCGGCCTGGGCCTGACGGCGCTGCTGGCGAGCTTCATGTCGGGCATGGCCGGCAACATCACGGCCTTCAACACGGTCTGGACGTTCGACATCTACCAGGCATACATCAAGCCCCAGGCGAGCGACAAGCACTACCTCTGGATGGGCCACTTCGCCACGTTGTTCGGCACGGTGATCTCGATCGCCGCGGCCTACGTGGCGACGCAGTTCAACAACATCATGGAGCTGCTCCAGCTCGTCTTCGCGTTCGTCAACGCGCCCCTCTTCGCGACGTTCATGCTGGGCATGTTCTGGAAGCGCGCCAGCGCCGACGGCGCGTTCTACGGGCTGCTCTCGGGCATCGCCGCCGCGGCGATCCACCACGGCGTCACCCTGCCGGCGGGGGCCGTTCCGGGCGTCAAGGGGGGCTGGCTCTACGTGGCCCACGGCTACCGCAACGAGATGGCGCAGAACTTCTGGACGGCCATCTGGGCCTGGTCGGTCTGCTTCGTCGTCACCATCGTCGTCAGCTTCCTCACCAAGCCGCGCAAGGAGGAGGAGCTGGTCGGCCTGGTCTATTCGCTGACCAAGCACGACGTCGACGAGCATCTCGCCTGGTGGAAGCGGCCCGCGGTCCTGGGCGTCGTCGTCCTGCTGATGACCCTGGGGCTCAACATCATCTTCATGTGA